A single window of Pseudophryne corroboree isolate aPseCor3 chromosome 5, aPseCor3.hap2, whole genome shotgun sequence DNA harbors:
- the LOC134928511 gene encoding 7-alpha-hydroxycholest-4-en-3-one 12-alpha-hydroxylase-like has product MGLLLPVLLAVLVSLLGGLYMLGMFRKRRPNEPPLDKGSIPWLGYALDFRNNSATFLQRMQKKHGDIFTVQIAGYYFTFVTDPLSFGPIVKEARTKLDFEQFAMELVARVFGYHSIQNDHKMLEKASTKHLMGDGLVVMTQAMMDNLQNLMLHDIGSGVGEKKWHQDGLFNYSYNIVFRAGYLALFGNEPAKGKEGIEKAKKVDRESSDKLFTEFRKYDRLFPRLAYAVLPPKDKLEAERLKRLFWNILSIKRTLQKENISGWITDQFQFREENGMPEYMQDRFMFLLLWASQGNTGPSCFWLLLYLMKHPEAMEAVSEEVKKVIKETRQEVKPGSPPINLTRDMLLKTPILDSVVEETLRLTAAPVLIRAVKENMNLKMSSGKEYAIRKGDRVALFPYTAVQMDPEVHPEPEKFKYNRFLNEDGTKKNDFYKNGKRLKFFTMPWGAGTTICPGRFFATNELKQFVFLMLTYFEFELVNPKEEIPGIDANRWGFGSMQPTHDVQFKYRLRY; this is encoded by the coding sequence ATGGGCCTGTTGCTCCCAGTCCTTTTGGCTGTGTTGGTTTCCCTTCTTGGAGGCCTCTACATGTTAGGGATGTTCCGGAAGAGGAGACCGAATGAGCCCCCTCTAGACAAAGGCAGTATTCCATGGTTGGGTTACGCTCTGGACTTTAGAAATAACAGCGCAACCTTTCTACAGAGAATGCAGAAAAAACATGGAGACATTTTCACGGTCCAAATTGCCGGCTATTACTTCACTTTCGTAACAGACCCACTTTCATTTGGGCCCATTGTAAAGGAAGCCAGAACAAAGTTGGACTTTGAGCAGTTTGCAATGGAGTTGGTGGCCAGAGTATTTGGCTATCATTCTATACAAAATGACCACAAAATGCTTGAGAAGGCAAGCACAAAGCATCTCATGGGTGATGGGTTAGTAGTCATGACCCAAGCGATGATGGACAACCTCCAAAACTTGATGCTTCATGACATTGGCTCCGGGGTTGGTGAAAAAAAATGGCATCAGGACGGGCTTTTCAATTACAGCTACAATATTGTTTTCCGGGCTGGTTATCTTGCTTTATTTGGTAATGAGCCAGCTAAAGGCAAAGAAGGCATAGAAAAGGCCAAGAAAGTTGATCGGGAAAGTTCAGACAAGTTGTTTACCGAGTTTCGAAAGTATGATCGCCTATTCCCACGTCTGGCGTATGCCGTTCTTCCTCCAAAAGACAAGTTGGAGGCTGAGAGACTTAAACGATTGTTCTGGAATATACTGTCTATTAAGAGAACCCTGCAGAAAGAAAATATAAGTGGGTGGATCACAGATCAGTTCCAATTTCGAGAAGAAAATGGGATGCCAGAGTATATGCAGGACAGGTTCATGTTTCTTCTTCTCTGGGCCTCCcaaggcaatacaggtccatcttGCTTCTGGCTACTTCTCTACCTAATGAAGCATCCTGAAGCTATGGAGGCTGTCAGTGAAGAGGTAAAAAAGGTAATTAAAGAAACGAGACAAGAAGTAAAACCTGGAAGCCCTCCCATCAATCTCACCAGAGATATGCTACTGAAGACCCCCATTCTGGACAGCGTTGTGGAAGAGACCTTGCGGCTGACTGCTGCTCCTGTCCTGATTAGAGCGGTGAAGGAGAACATGAACCTCAAGATGTCCAGTGGGAAAGAGTATGCCATTCGTAAAGGGGACAGAGTTGCCCTTTTCCCCTACACAGCTGTTCAAATGGATCCAGAAGTGCATCCAGAACCAGAGAAGTTCAAGTACAACCGTTTCCTAAatgaggatggcactaaaaaaaatgaTTTCTACAAGAACGGGAAGCGGCTGAAGTTCTTCACAATGCCATGGGGAGCAGGAACCACCATTTGCCCCGGTCGTTTCTTTGCTACCAATGAACTGAAACAGTTTGTGTTTCTTATGTTGACATATTTTGAATTTGAGCTTGTGAATCCCAAAGAAGAGATTCCAGGCATCGATGCAAATCGATGGGGTTTTGGCTCCATGCAACCTACGCACGACGTCCAGTTCAAGTATCGATTACGCTACTAG